One Methanomassiliicoccales archaeon genomic window, TACCATATCCCGATATCGATATATTCATCATGTTTCCACCCTTCATAGAGCGGAAAGACCTTGAGAAGATCGGACTCGACATAGGAAAAAAAGTCCTAAACGGTGAGCAAAGATATGCCGAACATCCGTACATACACGGACAAATAGGTGGTTTTGAGGTCGATCTTGTTCCATGTTATAAGGTTCTTGATCCTTGTAACATAAAAAGCGCGGTTGACAGAACGCCCTTTCACACGGAATTCATCAAGAAACATTTGAAGGAAGAACAAAAGGTGGAAGTCCGTCTCCTTAAGCAGTTCATGAAAGGTATAGGCGTGTATGGAGCCGAAGCCAAAATTCAAGGATTCTCTGGCTATCTCGTAGAACTTCTAATTTTGAAGTATTCCACATTTATTTCCACCATCCACGCAGCATCAAGCTGGAAATTTGGAGAAACTCTGTGGTTAGAAAATCGAAGCGAATCTCAATTCAAAGATCCATTAATATTCTACGATCCAGTTGATCCCTTTAGAAATGTTGCCTCACCAGTTTCAGTAGATTCTTTTGCCAGATTTATTTACGCTTCAAGAGAATACATTGCTAGAAAAAGTGAGCGCTTCTTCTTCCCCAGAAAAAGAAAGCAATGGAAGATAAAAGAAATAAGGAAATGTATCGAAAAAAGGGGGACTTCGATTCTTGTTGTTGCTTTTAATCGTCCTGAGATTGTTGATGATGATTTATATCCGCAGATTAGAAAGACCGAAGAGGGCATCGCAAACCTTCTGAGGGAACACGATTTTGTAATAATTGACAAGAATTCCTGCGCAAATAAAAGGATCCTGATTGCATTTGAACTCGAGAGCATCAATCTTCCCTTTGCCAAAAGACACAGTGGCCCGCCAATGTGGATAGATCATTCTAAGCGATTTCTGGAAAGATGGAGGGGGGGCAGGGGTTTCAGCGAACCCTTCATTGATGGAGGTAGGCTTGTTGTCATTGCAAAACGCGAATACTGCCACGCACTTTCGCTGATCGAGGAGAAGATTAAGTGCACCTCATTGGGAAAGGACTTCAGAGAGTTGCCTTTCAGGACATACTCTGGCAAGATGGTATTTAGGAGAGAATTCAAAGGAATATTGACGATGCTTCTAGACAAAAGAATGCCCTGGGAGATATGAAATCATATCGATTACCCAATTACATATATATTGTAGGAATTAGACACCAATTGATTATCGGATTCATCAATTGCAACGATGTGAAAAACAAAGGGACCCGATCCAGTAAACTTGGATAGATCCTTTTCAAGCTGATAAATGTTTCCTGAGGCTAGAGACATATTCTCTGCAGGTTGCCCAGAGAACTCCAATTTGACCGATTTTAAACCGCCGTTATCCACAATTGTGGCAGTTATATTTATCACGGCATTCCTGGGGATGCCTGAAAAAGAGAAATCGGTCGGTTGTTTTCTCACCCAATCGGGGCCGTCTTGATACCAAATGGCGACCTCTGTCACATGCGGGCTCGTATGATCGCTGAAGGGTGGATTCATAAGGAGAATCCAGATGCCGAGGAAAAGAAAGAAAAAAAGCACACCATTTCCTAAAAGAGTTTTCTTGTCAAGTTCTTCTGGCTTTATTTTTATTAAGATGGGCAAATACCTTAATAAAAATATTCCTGCGAATAGCACTACGAGGCCGAGTAGTACATTAAATTCTCCAAGTAAAAATGCAATGATGCCACACAGAACAGCAAATAGAGTCGTCAATAGCAGCGTTTTCGTTGATCTAATATCATTTTCCAAGAACGCCTTCTCGTCAAATTCAGGAGGAATAAATTCATATTCCTCTTCAACGACCTCTTTTTTCTTCTTGCGAGCCATCTTGCACCCCCTAACACGGGGAAGATTAAAAATCCTTCGTATAATGCAATCCTGAGAAATAAGATACAAGTTCATCCCTAAAGGGTAATAAAACGATTGAAGTGTGACATTAACGATGATAGAATGCAAATGATGTATGCTGAATGCCGATTCATATTCATGACAGAATTATTCGTAAATTACTAGTAATAAAGCTTTTTTGATATAACTGGTCCTTAGTGCACCATTATGATATACCCACTTTCATTCATCTCCCGCAGTATATCTTATAAAGGTGGGTGAGATTAGTTTTAGTAGGTGCATCAATGCCCGAGAAGAAATTAGAGGAGTTGCCGGGTGTTGGCCCTGCAACAGCTGAAAAACTCCGTGACGCAGGATATACAGATCTCATGAGCATAGCTGTGGAATCTCCGAAAACTCTCGCTGAAATAGCGGAAATCGGGGAGAGCACAGCAGCAAAGATCATTGCCGCAGCTAAGCAGGCCGCGGACATCGGAGGTTTTGAGACAGGTGATCAAATCCTTGAGAGAAGAAAAAACATCCACAAGCTGACTTCATGTTCAAAAGCCCTTGATGATCTTATGGGCGGAGGTTTTGAAACACAGTCAATAGTCGAATTCTATGGGGAGTTTGGCAGTGGCAAATGCGTTTCCGCTGACACACCAGTTATTTATGAACTTGACGGTTCTCCTGAAATCGCATCAATCGAGGATCTGTTTGCTCGTCGTGAAGAAGAATCTGGCAAAATTAACAACGAGGGTGGCGGCGAAATTGTGAGCGCCGACGATTTCAGAGTTTTGGGTCTCGTCGACGGAATGATAATTCCCGTTGAGGCTTCTTATTTATACAGGGAAAAAGCCAGCGAGCTAATCGAGATCAAAACCCTTCGCGGACGAGATATAGCCCTGAGCGCGATTCATAAACTTCCCGTGGAAATAAATGGAGAGGTAACCTGGATTTGTGCCGGAAAAATCTTGCCTGGACAGAAGATTCGAGTGATTGATTCGCCGTACAAAGATCTTTTGGAGAATTTTAATAAACCCCATAAAATCTCATCCGATACGGTCACATCCGTTAATAGAATTCCTTATGATGACTACATTTATGACTTCGTCGTTCCAAATGGCCATTCTTTTGTTGGCGGATCTATTCCAATGATTCTTCATAACACACAACTTTGTTTTCAGCTCGCGGTGAATGCAACGATGCCCGTCGACAGAGGAGGTCTTGAGGGAGAGGTCATCCTGATCGACACAGAGAATACTTTTAGGCCAGAAAGAATTGTCCAGATGGCAACAGCACTTGATCTTGATCCTATAGAGACTTTGCAGAAGATCCATGTGGCAAGGGCATATAATTCGCATCATCAGATGCTACTCGTAGACAAGGCTTCCGAACTTGCACGTGAGCGACCGATCAGACTTATGATCGTTGATTCATTAACGGCACATTTCAGAGCGGAGTATATCGGACGTGGTGCACTTGCTGAAAGGCAACAATCACTCAATAAACATATGCATGACCTCATGAGATTCGCCGACGTAAACAACGCAGTTATCGCGGTGACAAATCAGGTGGCAGCAAAACCAGATGCATTTTTTGGCGATCCGACAAGGCCCATTGGCGGTCACATTGTCGGGCATACTGCTACATTTAGAATCTACCTCAGGAAGAGCAAGGGTGGGAAAAGAATCGCGAGGTTGATCGATTCTCCGAATCTGCCGGAGGCAGAGGTGGTGATCTCAATCTCAGGAGAAGGCGTTCGTGACTGAGTTGCCATTCTTTTTTGAATTATCAGGTGAACATCCAACGCTTCCAGAATCAGAGGCAATAGCTTGTGTGCGAGCCGAATGCGATCGATACACAATCGGAGCGCGTGGACCTGGCTACTTGATTTGTAATTTTCCAAGAGGAAGAGCTGATCGTATTGCGAATCGCATTGCTCTTTCACATCGCATCGGTAGATACCTCGGCTCCTGCCTCCCAGATAATTTCCAAGAATTCATAAATAGTATAGAGTTGCCATCAGGAACAATAAGCATCCGCGCAAGAAAATTTCAGAATTGCACGCCCGAAGTAGATACGAATCAGCTTGTAAGAAAGGCTGCAGCTGTGTTGACAAAAGATAGAAAAGTCGATCTCGTGGCGCCCGACGTCGAAGTCCGCATCTTGATTTCTGATTATCTGCATTTCTTCATTTCAGACTATGTGATTGATAGAAAGCAATACGATATGCGCAAGGTCGCTTTCAGGCCTTTTTTTTCGCCAATTTCTTTGCACCCCAGATACGCAAGGGCGATGATCAATCTCGCAGAGTTGCATGAAGGGGAATCCATTCTTGATCCCTTCTGTGGCACTGGCGGGGTTTTGATCGAGGCAGGGCTCATCGGTGCAAAAATTTTCGGATCGGACATTTCCCCAGAAATGATAGAAGGATGCAAAGAAAACCTCCAATACTTTGGAATTAACTGGGAAAGATTAGAAGCAATCGACGTCGGTAGATTACATCAATATTTTGACAAAATAGATGCAGTCGTAACGGATCCTCCGTATGGTCGGTCAGCTTCAACGAGAAAGGAAGATCTAAAAACACTTTACAATAGGACCCTGGATTCGATCTGTGAAGTTCTGAACACAGGAGGGAGACTATGTATTATTTACCCTTCGCCTCACAATTGCACCTCTGAGAGGTTGAAACTGCTGGAAGTCCATAAGCAGAAGGTCCATAGATCGCTTTCGAGAAACTACTGTGTATTCATCAAGACACATTGATTTCGAAACTCAATCTTTGTGATTTGCTCTGAGACGAAGTGTCAAGAACTATCGTTCTCTTGCCTGGAGTTGCGCCTTCCCAAACGTAGATTTCCATCGTCACATTAGCAGACATCCCATAGGGGACTCTAAATTCCAGCATATTTGTTGCATTAGCCTTGGATTGATTGCTCAGGTAGATTATTGCGCTCCAATTCATGGGAATCTGAGTCACGGAGAATTTGAGATCCAAATATGTATTACCAGTGTTGTTCACAAACATGGTGAATCCGACAACCTCTCCTTGCGTGACATTGACGACCGGTGATTCTGGATCAACAAGAATGATCTCGTACGAATGATCTGGTGGGATTTCTACAACTGGAATCGGAACAAACGTGAGTAGAAGAATCGCAATGGCTGCAATGCCGATAAATCTGCGTTTATTATCAACCTTCGATATGTCATTTAGCGGTGCTGGATGCCTCAATCCCAGCATGAATATCAAAACCGCAAAAATAAACCAACCTACATAGAAAAATGACATGATGAATAGAACTGCAAGTGTTACATAACTCAAATATCTGGAATTCTCACCCAGGAGACCTCTCGCAATGTGACCACCGTCTAATTGTCCTGCAGGGAGCAAATTGATTGCAGTCACAAGCAGTCCTACCCACGCTGCAAAAGCAGTAGGATGAAGTGCTACATTGTCAGGTATTGGGACAAAAAGCATGAAGAACTGGTATAGCGGCTGAAGAACTATTGCCATACCCCCGGCCGTTCCTATTTCGCCTGTTTGAATCTCGCCCTGGGCTGTGAGATAAAGACCTATAATGACAAGGGGAATCGCGACAACTAGTCCGCCAAGAGGTCCAGCAACTCCAATGTCAATGAGAGCTTTTCTGTTCGGCACGGGATCTCTCATCGATATGAACGCTCCAAAAGTTCCAAGAGGCGGAATAGATGGGATAAAAAAAGGAAGTGATGCTTCAACACCATGCTTCTTTGAGGCGATATAGTGGCAGAGTTCATGCATGCCCAACATTGTCATCAGTGGTACAGCAAAGAAGATGGCACCCCAGAGGAAATTATCAGCTAAAAATAGGGTTTCCGCATTCTTGTAACCTGCCCATAAATAGGCACCTGCGAACGTAGTAGTTAGAAAGGTGATAATCAACAAAATCAAATTCAGCCACGGACCGCGAGACTTAACCTCTGGCTTTCTTGCTATAGCGATGAGATACTCACCAGCTTGGAGACGAAGAAAAGGAATATAGCCTTTAGAGCCCAGTTCTCGGCGCATTGCCTCAAAATTCTCTTCAAGTGTTGACGGATCTGGCGATATAAAAATCGAAAGAGAGTCGTGAGTTACGCGAACATCATAGATTGGAAAATACCGTCCAATAATCGATCTGATCGATTCGATTTCGCCAGCCACATCGACATGAGCCATCAGGCACGCTATCATGCTCTTATTATTAACTTTTTGCCCAATGTTTTTTTGGCATTCGATTGCGATAGAAAAAAAAGTAATTACAGGGGAATGAAATTCACATAAAGTGAGGCATTTCGTTCAACTAGTAAGATTGGGCAATTGTTTGATGGGAGTACTAGGCGTAGTACTCGCCGCGCTCGTAGGTGTAGGCATCTCCATTACCGAATATGCGCTGGAAATACTCATCGCTTCGATAATTGTATTTACGTTTATTGCTGCGGGTAATTCCCTCAATGACTTCATGGATCGTGAAATAGACAGAAAAGCGCATCCTGAAAGACCAATACCATCAGGAAAAATTAGGCCAGTAACGGCGCTTTGGGTTTCTATTATTTGCTTCCTGATTTCAATAGTCTTTGCCGTATTCCTCGATGTGATTTCGATACTCATTGTCCTGATTGCCATCATTCTAATGATACTATATGAGATTAAATTGAAGAAATTGGGATTGGGCGGGAACTTTTTGATCGCACTTTTGACCTGCTTTCTATTTCTGCTCGGCGGTTCCGTTGTCAGACATATTGAACAAACCGCGGCACTTGCATCAATGGCGTTCCTTGCAACGCTAGGGCGTGAGATAATCAAAGATATTGAGGACATGGAAGCAGATTTCGACAGACTAACGCTACCAAAAACTATGGGAATTAGAAAAGCCGGCAGCGTCGCCGCGCTATCAATATTTGCAGCCGTTGCTTTGAGCTTTCAGCCATTTATTTCTGGGATCTTTAGTTTTGAGTACTTGTACATTGTTCTTATTGCTGATGCAATCTTTATATACTGCTCATATGTTCAATTTCAAAATCCAAGAAGAGGACAAAAACTGATGAAACTAGGTATGTTACTAGCGCTTCTTGCATTTCTCGTAGGTGGACTCCTATGAAGGTCAGAGAGTATCTTATGTCTCGAATGAAAAATGCAACCGTGCATATGACTTTGATCGATCCTGCTAAGCAGGATCCAGGAGTAAGTGCAAATATCGCTTTCAAGGCTGAACAACTTGGTACAGATGCAATTATGGTCGGCGGTTCCACAGACGTTACTCAGAAAAATCTCGACGAGACTGTTCTTGAGATTAAGAAAATGTGTAAAATTCCGGTGATCTATTTCCCCTCCGGAGCACATGCCATTTCGAGATATTGCGATGCAATATACTTCATGAGCATGTTGAACAGCAGGAATCTCAGAAATGTCATCGGCGAGCAGGTGAGGGGAGCTCCGATCATTGAGAAATTGGGACTTGAGACAATCGCAATGGGCTATGTCATTGTTGAACCAGGAATGAAGGTCGGAGAGGTAGGTCAGGCTGAGTTGGTTCGAAGGGACGACGTGGAACTGGCGATCGCGTATGCTCTTGCTGCCCAATACATGGGTATGGAGCTTTTCTACCTTGAAGCAGGAAGCGGTGCACCAGAACCCGTGCCTGTATCAATGATCAGAGAGGTCAAGAAACATATTTCGATACCTCTTATTGTTGGAGGCGGAATTAGGACACCCGAAGATGCTTTCGCTGCAAAAAACGCCGGTGCTAATGCAATTGTCACAGGGACTGTCGTGGAAAATGGAGATTTCGAGACTCGACTCGGAAAAATAATCGAAGCAATTAAGAAATGAAAAATAAGGAAGATGGAGTGAATAGCATTCTTCCAGTCATTTTATTGAATACTTTGCCAACAAAATCACACTAACGCGGTTAAATATCATTAGGAGATCTATTGATAATTGATCACATGCAAGAGCCCGATGCCTTGGGATTTGCTCGTGGAAATGAGTGAGTAGTCAATTCGCCTAAAGATGCGTGAGGCTCATCAAATCATCTTTATGAGCATTTCATGTATTCTTGTGTCTCCCGATAACTCGGGATGAAATGTTAATCCAAGCAAATTATCTTGTCTTGCCATTATGATTATCCGCTGAAACTCAGAAAGGATTTCGCAGTTTCCCCACACTCTTTTTATCGCAGGAGCCCTGATAAATACCGCTGGAAATGGACTGTTGAATCCTTTAATAGCTATGCTTGCTTCAAATGATTCGCGTTGCCTTCCGAAAGCGTTCCTATCAACCTCCATCTGCATAAGTCCTAGCAGAGATGTATCAGTTCTTGCAACTTCATCGTCGCCAATTTGAGCCAATAAAATACACCCAGCACATGTACCCATAATCGGCATGCCGCTCTGGCCCAATTCAACAATCCTGTCGAAAAGGTTGAGTCGCTTCAACAGTCTCGAGATCGTCGTGCTTTCTCCGCCTGGGATAATGAGACAATCTATATCATCAAGATCCTTTCGATTCCTAACCCTGACGGCATTACCCTTGATTCCTAAACGTTGGAATGCCACATTTGTCATTTCCACGTGCTCTTGTACCGCACCTTGCACCGCGATTATTCCCACTTTCATAATTCCTGCGTGACAATAGCAACCTTACTATCAATCTTGCTATGAAACCGTCGAAAGACTTCGCTCCCGTCAACTATACTGCTGTCTAAGATCAACAATTGACATCATCTTTGGTACAAAACTAAGAGTTCCACTTTCCACAATTTCAACGATTGGTTCCTCAAGGAGGTCATTTTCGATTCCTGATTTTATCTCTGGTATCTGAACGACTGCGTCCCTGATGTTCTTTTTCCCTTGCTCCTTATCTCCAATGAGCTCCACTTTAAATCGCAGTCGATCACGGTATCCAGACTTCTCGATATAGACCACATAATTCACCACATTTGGGACGCTAAGAATTGCCTCGTCGAACATGAGTGGAAAGATCTTCTCACCCATACCAATCTTCCTCATCATATCAAGTCTGCCCTTAATCTTTCCGATTTTTCCTATGGTTTTCAAACCACAAGAGCAAGGCGGTTCGATCACACTTGAAAGGTCGTAGGTCCTGTACCTGATCAAAGGGGTACCCTGATAAGTTAGACTTGTGATGATCAATTCTCCCGGCTTTCGTGAATCTACGTGTTCAAGACTTTGAGAATCAACAGCTTCCACTAAAAAATCAGCATCATTAACATGAAGTCCATCTTGTGCAAAACACTCCACAGTCGTCGCAAGGCCCATCTCTGTAAGTCCATACTGACTGAGGACCTTGCAACCCCAGGATGATTCGATTTCTCGGCGCATCGCCTCAGGCAACGGTTCTGCTGACAGGATTATAGCTTTGATGCCAAGCGATCTCAAATCGTATTTTTCCCTAGCTAGCACAGTCACTCTATAAATAAAGGAGGTCAGTCCAATCATCATTGTCGTCCTCGCTTCCTGCATGATCTTGATCTGCTCGTCCACATCGAGCATGTCTGCGATAACCGAGTGGAGACCCGCGATCTTGCAGGCACCATCTAGCATATAACCTGGATCCCAACTCGCAATGGTCGGAAACATTATCTGGAGCACGTCATTTTCTCGCATGCCCACCGTCTTGAGGGCAGCAGAGATAGAATCAATGATTCTGAGGATATCATCTCTGGTGAAGAATATCCTTTTTATCTGGCCTGAAGTGCCCGAGGTGGTGAAGGCACGCATCACCTTGCCTTGAGATACACAAAGGAAATGATTGGGCTCCTTGGCAACTTCCGCCGGTTCTGTAATAGGTACTTTTGTGAGGTCCTCATAACTCTTGATTTTCTTAGGCTCTATGTTCAATTTATTCAAGACACTTTTATAATAGACGCTATTCGCCATGACATACTCTAACTGCTTTCTGAAGCGATAAATCTGGTATGTTCGAACATCATCCCTTGAGACCTCATCGAGACGGTTTTTACCAAGGATTTCCTTAAACTCAGAGCTGTGCTTCAATTCCTTTTTTATCTGATTGTGAATCCATTCCTCGAGAGGGTACTTTGATTCTGAGGAAATATTTCTTGAGGAAAGATGCCGCCGAGCAATGGCGATTTTCCACTTATTCAGCACATTCACGTGGCCATGATATAAAGTCGCAAATATTAATGCTTTTGAGAACGCACCAGAGGAAAAGTTACCTCTCTTGTGCAATATCAATAATGCCCAATTTCTTTTAAAGATTGTCAAATTGATCATCGACAATTCTAAAACTTCATTGATGAATTGTCAAATATGCCAAACGAAAAGAAGTGGACATCCATCTGCTCGGAGCTTAAAAAAGTCCTCATTCTTAATAGTTCACCGATAGGCATCAAGATGTTGCGAGAAGCACGGGACTTGCTGATGTTCCAGGGTATTAAGATCATGACAAGAACAGCTCCATGCCATATGGCCGCAATCGCCAGATATTATGGGGAAAATGGAGTCATTGGCGCATCATCTGAAGGTATTAGATGTGTACTTGGGGCAGCTTGTATTGGTCTGATAAAAGCACCAGATCGCGTTTCAAGCGGCATACTTAATATTCCATTCGTTAGAGATGCATTAGCAGCAGAAAACTTGCAGAAATCGATTAAGATGCTCGGTCTTGATTCGAAGAAATACAGTGCCTTGATGATGGCTCCCCTCGACATCATCTCGACTGACCCAGATGTCATTGTAATTTATGGGACGCCTGCTCAGATGCTGAGGCTGATCATAGGCTCAGCCTACTTGAATGGCGAAGCTATCTTGGCAAATATGACGGGACAGGGCACACTATGCTCATCGATCGCTAAGGTCCTCACTGGCCAGAAAATTGTCATCGACATTCCCTGCATGGGAGATCGCACATACGGACTTGTCAAGGATGAGGAGATGGTAGCTGCGATTTCAAGCAGTTTTGTCAGCGACCTTATCGAAGGACTGAGAATGACAGAGAAATCGGCTTCACTCCCATTTAAGCCATTTTTGAGCTGGCCGGTTGTGCTAACTCCCGATTTTGATATCAGATCAAATGAATTAGGATGAACGATAAACCAACATCTAAGAAAAATGCGAAGCAGAACCGTTTGAATTCGAAGGAAGGTGACCTTAATTCACAGATCTGGTCTAAAATGAGTATCATTCGTCGTTCCCTGCCGAGAATTTAAATACGAGCATGGTTCTCAGCAGAAAAGGAGGATGAGGAGATGGTATTGACTCCGCATATGAGGCAACTCGGTGTTACTCCAGATCTCTTGAAGACAACAAAGAGGGTAACTTGTCCTCGGTGTGGTCGTGAATTCAGCCTCTTTCAATCCAGAGCTATCGCCTGTAGAGGGTGCAGAAGGGCAGCGACGACGTGCGAGCTGGCACGATGCCCATTTTGTGATTTCGAATTTCCACTGCAACAGCTCATTGTTTCGAATCAGCAAAGGCAGCGAGAAATCTCAGCCTACATGAACAAAATCGTTAGTGATTATCATCATAGCGTTGGAAAGAAAACCTCGCGTTAACCTTTTCCATATTTTGAGAATATCTCATGCCGATAGAGCGTCTTTCCCGTGATGCTGTTTATGTTGAAAAGACAGAAGGGGATCAACCGACCATCCGGCGTGACCGTGTGGATACAACAATTTTTCAATCGCTCC contains:
- a CDS encoding geranylgeranylglyceryl/heptaprenylglyceryl phosphate synthase: MKVREYLMSRMKNATVHMTLIDPAKQDPGVSANIAFKAEQLGTDAIMVGGSTDVTQKNLDETVLEIKKMCKIPVIYFPSGAHAISRYCDAIYFMSMLNSRNLRNVIGEQVRGAPIIEKLGLETIAMGYVIVEPGMKVGEVGQAELVRRDDVELAIAYALAAQYMGMELFYLEAGSGAPEPVPVSMIREVKKHISIPLIVGGGIRTPEDAFAAKNAGANAIVTGTVVENGDFETRLGKIIEAIKK
- the pdxT gene encoding pyridoxal 5'-phosphate synthase glutaminase subunit PdxT; this encodes MKVGIIAVQGAVQEHVEMTNVAFQRLGIKGNAVRVRNRKDLDDIDCLIIPGGESTTISRLLKRLNLFDRIVELGQSGMPIMGTCAGCILLAQIGDDEVARTDTSLLGLMQMEVDRNAFGRQRESFEASIAIKGFNSPFPAVFIRAPAIKRVWGNCEILSEFQRIIIMARQDNLLGLTFHPELSGDTRIHEMLIKMI
- the cca gene encoding CCA tRNA nucleotidyltransferase, which produces MELEKEIAWKITPDEKHRQMVEKVVSDLMKRIRTTITDYEIPLEPRLVGSVAKDTYLPYPDIDIFIMFPPFIERKDLEKIGLDIGKKVLNGEQRYAEHPYIHGQIGGFEVDLVPCYKVLDPCNIKSAVDRTPFHTEFIKKHLKEEQKVEVRLLKQFMKGIGVYGAEAKIQGFSGYLVELLILKYSTFISTIHAASSWKFGETLWLENRSESQFKDPLIFYDPVDPFRNVASPVSVDSFARFIYASREYIARKSERFFFPRKRKQWKIKEIRKCIEKRGTSILVVAFNRPEIVDDDLYPQIRKTEEGIANLLREHDFVIIDKNSCANKRILIAFELESINLPFAKRHSGPPMWIDHSKRFLERWRGGRGFSEPFIDGGRLVVIAKREYCHALSLIEEKIKCTSLGKDFRELPFRTYSGKMVFRREFKGILTMLLDKRMPWEI
- a CDS encoding UbiA family prenyltransferase → MRHFVQLVRLGNCLMGVLGVVLAALVGVGISITEYALEILIASIIVFTFIAAGNSLNDFMDREIDRKAHPERPIPSGKIRPVTALWVSIICFLISIVFAVFLDVISILIVLIAIILMILYEIKLKKLGLGGNFLIALLTCFLFLLGGSVVRHIEQTAALASMAFLATLGREIIKDIEDMEADFDRLTLPKTMGIRKAGSVAALSIFAAVALSFQPFISGIFSFEYLYIVLIADAIFIYCSYVQFQNPRRGQKLMKLGMLLALLAFLVGGLL
- a CDS encoding AMP-binding protein; the encoded protein is MNVLNKWKIAIARRHLSSRNISSESKYPLEEWIHNQIKKELKHSSEFKEILGKNRLDEVSRDDVRTYQIYRFRKQLEYVMANSVYYKSVLNKLNIEPKKIKSYEDLTKVPITEPAEVAKEPNHFLCVSQGKVMRAFTTSGTSGQIKRIFFTRDDILRIIDSISAALKTVGMRENDVLQIMFPTIASWDPGYMLDGACKIAGLHSVIADMLDVDEQIKIMQEARTTMMIGLTSFIYRVTVLAREKYDLRSLGIKAIILSAEPLPEAMRREIESSWGCKVLSQYGLTEMGLATTVECFAQDGLHVNDADFLVEAVDSQSLEHVDSRKPGELIITSLTYQGTPLIRYRTYDLSSVIEPPCSCGLKTIGKIGKIKGRLDMMRKIGMGEKIFPLMFDEAILSVPNVVNYVVYIEKSGYRDRLRFKVELIGDKEQGKKNIRDAVVQIPEIKSGIENDLLEEPIVEIVESGTLSFVPKMMSIVDLRQQYS
- a CDS encoding site-2 protease family protein, which gives rise to MAHVDVAGEIESIRSIIGRYFPIYDVRVTHDSLSIFISPDPSTLEENFEAMRRELGSKGYIPFLRLQAGEYLIAIARKPEVKSRGPWLNLILLIITFLTTTFAGAYLWAGYKNAETLFLADNFLWGAIFFAVPLMTMLGMHELCHYIASKKHGVEASLPFFIPSIPPLGTFGAFISMRDPVPNRKALIDIGVAGPLGGLVVAIPLVIIGLYLTAQGEIQTGEIGTAGGMAIVLQPLYQFFMLFVPIPDNVALHPTAFAAWVGLLVTAINLLPAGQLDGGHIARGLLGENSRYLSYVTLAVLFIMSFFYVGWFIFAVLIFMLGLRHPAPLNDISKVDNKRRFIGIAAIAILLLTFVPIPVVEIPPDHSYEIILVDPESPVVNVTQGEVVGFTMFVNNTGNTYLDLKFSVTQIPMNWSAIIYLSNQSKANATNMLEFRVPYGMSANVTMEIYVWEGATPGKRTIVLDTSSQSKSQRLSFEINVS
- a CDS encoding DUF169 domain-containing protein, coding for MPNEKKWTSICSELKKVLILNSSPIGIKMLREARDLLMFQGIKIMTRTAPCHMAAIARYYGENGVIGASSEGIRCVLGAACIGLIKAPDRVSSGILNIPFVRDALAAENLQKSIKMLGLDSKKYSALMMAPLDIISTDPDVIVIYGTPAQMLRLIIGSAYLNGEAILANMTGQGTLCSSIAKVLTGQKIVIDIPCMGDRTYGLVKDEEMVAAISSSFVSDLIEGLRMTEKSASLPFKPFLSWPVVLTPDFDIRSNELG
- a CDS encoding methyltransferase domain-containing protein; its protein translation is MTELPFFFELSGEHPTLPESEAIACVRAECDRYTIGARGPGYLICNFPRGRADRIANRIALSHRIGRYLGSCLPDNFQEFINSIELPSGTISIRARKFQNCTPEVDTNQLVRKAAAVLTKDRKVDLVAPDVEVRILISDYLHFFISDYVIDRKQYDMRKVAFRPFFSPISLHPRYARAMINLAELHEGESILDPFCGTGGVLIEAGLIGAKIFGSDISPEMIEGCKENLQYFGINWERLEAIDVGRLHQYFDKIDAVVTDPPYGRSASTRKEDLKTLYNRTLDSICEVLNTGGRLCIIYPSPHNCTSERLKLLEVHKQKVHRSLSRNYCVFIKTH
- the radA gene encoding DNA repair and recombination protein RadA — protein: MPEKKLEELPGVGPATAEKLRDAGYTDLMSIAVESPKTLAEIAEIGESTAAKIIAAAKQAADIGGFETGDQILERRKNIHKLTSCSKALDDLMGGGFETQSIVEFYGEFGSGKCVSADTPVIYELDGSPEIASIEDLFARREEESGKINNEGGGEIVSADDFRVLGLVDGMIIPVEASYLYREKASELIEIKTLRGRDIALSAIHKLPVEINGEVTWICAGKILPGQKIRVIDSPYKDLLENFNKPHKISSDTVTSVNRIPYDDYIYDFVVPNGHSFVGGSIPMILHNTQLCFQLAVNATMPVDRGGLEGEVILIDTENTFRPERIVQMATALDLDPIETLQKIHVARAYNSHHQMLLVDKASELARERPIRLMIVDSLTAHFRAEYIGRGALAERQQSLNKHMHDLMRFADVNNAVIAVTNQVAAKPDAFFGDPTRPIGGHIVGHTATFRIYLRKSKGGKRIARLIDSPNLPEAEVVISISGEGVRD